In Candidatus Hinthialibacter antarcticus, the DNA window AAGCATTCATGGCAATTTTGGATATTTAACAATATGTTGCCGCAAAATTACACTTTCCACATCTTTACCCGATGATACTGACGCAAACCCCTAATGTTTTTGTGTTGTCTGGCGGGCAGGCATGGCTCCATTCAATAAATGTTGCATGCGCTTGAGAATGTTCTGTCCCGCGATCCCAAATTAGAACCGTGTCCCCAATCAGGGGCGTTTTGGATTTATGAATGACAACTTGGTCGCCGTGTTTCAGCCCGCGGTCAGGCAGATCAACGATGACGACATAGAAATCGCGCCAGTTATCTAAATGTTGAAATGACATCACAAATAAAGGCGTTGGAATCTCTAAAATGTTTTCCTGCAACTTCGACAGCTGATAGGCCATGCTGATTCGGTCTGAATTGAATGAACTTTCAACGCCCGGCTTTTTATAATGCTCAGGCCCGAGTTGATATTCATCTTCAGAGATTTTAAAGCCTGTCTGGAAGGCGCGGACGGTTTCTTTTGAGCCATTTGACTGATATACACCATCTACCTCGGCGAGTATGCGGGACACAGTATGTACATGAACACCCATGAGCTGGGCCACAGACGCGATGGAGCCTTTCCAGGCAATCGCCTGAAATAACCATTTACGTAATAACACGCCGCGTTCAGAAAACTTATGTTTTGCCATTCAGGTACCTTGGTTTATTTATTGTTATACGTCAAAGTCTTGCATAAATAGGATGTGTTGTAAATTGTAGCGACTGATTATATTTATTATTTTATAGTTTTCTAACTGAGTAAGAATTTCACTCAGTACGTTGAGCGCAGGCGTAATACAACAGATCAAAAAAAATATGGTTCATCCGG includes these proteins:
- a CDS encoding transposase family protein, whose translation is MAKHKFSERGVLLRKWLFQAIAWKGSIASVAQLMGVHVHTVSRILAEVDGVYQSNGSKETVRAFQTGFKISEDEYQLGPEHYKKPGVESSFNSDRISMAYQLSKLQENILEIPTPLFVMSFQHLDNWRDFYVVIVDLPDRGLKHGDQVVIHKSKTPLIGDTVLIWDRGTEHSQAHATFIEWSHACPPDNTKTLGVCVSIIG